The following coding sequences lie in one Rutidosis leptorrhynchoides isolate AG116_Rl617_1_P2 chromosome 4, CSIRO_AGI_Rlap_v1, whole genome shotgun sequence genomic window:
- the LOC139842088 gene encoding uncharacterized protein, producing MGDFNVTRSLNEHSSSCSQLTEDMQEFNECINKIEVDDINSSGFQFTWTKSLKKSKLWDSEKLDRIMINAEVMNSLPQTHGVFLPFITSDHSPAILIIQDSIVCKSKSFRFMNYITEKSEFLQVVENVTLNNSEAVDMIKEVTNEEIKEALLDTDSEKAAGLDGPKLILADNIKKNPEFKYHVGCKSMKLTHICFVDDLMVLCHGDINSLKVIKQALKGVSQVFGLLPNMNKSILFFESVNIGLQQEITQLLPFKIGKLPVKYLGVPLLAKTLGIADCKEIVDKIRMRIDNWKNKHLSYAGRLQLIASILSSIYICWASVYIFLQNTVKEIEKNT from the exons ATGGGGGATTTTAATGTTACTAGAAGCCTGAATGAACACTCATCTAGTTGCTCTCAACTTACAGAAGACATGCAGGAATTTAATGAGTGTATTAATAAGATTGAGGTGGATGATATAAACAGCTCTGGTTTTCAGTTTACATGGACCAAATCTCTAAAAAAATCCAAATTGTGGGACTCTGAAAAGCTTGACAGAATTATGATTAATGCTGAAGTCATGAACAGTCTTCCTCAAACCCATGGTGTATTCTTACCTTTTATTACATCTGATCATAGTCCTGCTATTCTAATCATTCAAGATAGTATTGTTTGTAAGTCTAAATCATTTAGGTTTATGAATTATATTACTGAAAAGAGTGAATTTTTGCAAGTAGTTGAGAATG TGACTCTAAATAATAGTGAAGCTGTTGATATGATTAAAGAAGTAACAAATGAGGAAATTAAAGAAGCTTTATTGGATACTGATAGTGAAAAAGCAGCTGGCCTAGATGG TCCTAAATTAATTTTGGCAGATAATATCAAGAAGAACCCTGAGTTCAAGTATCATGTGGGATGTAAGAGTATGAAACTTACACATATATGTTTTGTTGATGACTTAATGGTTCTATGTCATGGAGACATTAATTCACTCAAAGTCATCAAGCAGGCTTTGAAAGGGGTTAGTCAAGTTTTTGGTCTTTTGCCTAATATGAACAAAAGCATTTTGTTCTTTGAAAGTGTAAACATTGGCCTGCAACAAGAAATCACTCAATTACTTCCTTTTAAAATAGGCAAGTTGCCTGTCAAATACCTTGGTGTGCCTCTATTAGCTAAAACATTGGGAATTGCAGATTGTAAAGAAATCGTTGATAAAATCAGGATGAGAATTGATAACTGGAAGAATAAACACTTATCTTATGCAGGAAGATTGCAACTCATTGCCTCTATTTTATCCTCTATTTACATATGTTGGGCATCTGTATATATATTCCTTCAAAATACTGTGAAGGAGATTGAAAAAAATACTTAA